From Candidatus Paceibacterota bacterium:
TTGTGCAATTAGCACTGTTGCTCCTCCATATGTCTGGGAGATCCACTATTTGATCTCCTGCTTGTTCCTCTTTTATTCAGTTTTTCACTTCTTTAAAGCAAATCCAAAGGGTTACTTGGAGTAAAGCTCAACGATTAACTGCTCTTGAACCTGGGTATCGATGACAGCGCGTGCCGGAACGCCGTGGATGATGATGCGCATTTGCGAACCAACAACCTCCATCCATGCAGGTACTGACTTCTCGCCAAGCTCGGCGCTAGCAACGATAAATGGTGTGAGATCCAATGACTTTGGAAGAACATCAATGATGTCCATCGCAGAGACTCGGAAGGAAGGAATATTTACCTTCTTGCCATTTACAAGGAAGTGTCCATGACGGACCAACTGACGTGCCATGTCGCGGCTCTTTGCAAAGCCAGCGCGGAACACAACGTTATCCAAACGGGTTTCTAGAATTACGAGAAGGTTTTCACCAGTTTTACCTTGGCGACGGTTTGCCTCTTCGTAGTAACCGCGGAACTGCTTCTCCAGTACACCGTAAATACGTGCGCACTTCTGCTTCTCACGCATCTGAAGTAAATACTCAGATTCCTTCGAACGACCGCGACCGTGTTGCCCTGGTGGGTATGGACGAGATTCGATCGGACATTTTGGTCCATCGCACTTAGAGCCCTTAAGGAAGAGCTTTACTTTTTCGCGACGGCAGCGCTTGCAATCTGCTCCGGTATAACGAGCCATTTATTCTCTTCCTTCCTTA
This genomic window contains:
- the rpsD gene encoding 30S ribosomal protein S4, giving the protein MARYTGADCKRCRREKVKLFLKGSKCDGPKCPIESRPYPPGQHGRGRSKESEYLLQMREKQKCARIYGVLEKQFRGYYEEANRRQGKTGENLLVILETRLDNVVFRAGFAKSRDMARQLVRHGHFLVNGKKVNIPSFRVSAMDIIDVLPKSLDLTPFIVASAELGEKSVPAWMEVVGSQMRIIIHGVPARAVIDTQVQEQLIVELYSK